A stretch of DNA from Vulpes lagopus strain Blue_001 chromosome 12, ASM1834538v1, whole genome shotgun sequence:
ACCTGCGTGGTGCTGTTGGATCTGCGGAGGTTGTTGATGGTTCGGGAACCCCCGGACCCCTCCTGCAGACAGGGAGAAACAAGCACCCCGTGGCGGGGGCTGCAGACACTCGCCGGAGCACCGCATGCCACCCTgggcctccctggggctccccGGGCCTCGGAGAACGGTTCAGAGAGGAGCGCGGTCTCCCGGTTCTGAGGACGGcgcccccggggtcctgggcgtGACCCGGGGCGCGGGCAGGTCCTCAGCCTCTAGAAGCCTCGTCTTCCCTGAGCAGAGTGGTTCCCTGCGATGCTGTATGGTGAGGGTCCGGGAGGAAGAGGGTGGGCCCGGCCGGGGCGTGGGCGACGGCTCCCCGAGGAGCGTGGCCGCTCGCTCCCGCCGCAGCACCTGCTGCCAGCCTGCCCCTCAGGTCCCTTCAGGGCGCCAGAGCTCACCCCCTCCTGCTCCTCGAGGGCCCCACTAATCCAAATGTTGGTGGAGCAGGAGGGACCGAGGGGTTGGTGCCAGCAGGATTTAGGCCCCGACCCTGGCCTGATCCCGTGGGAGTTAGGTCTCTGGTCTATACGAGCTGGAGTCTCCCGGATCTCGGGGTGGCCACAGGCAAGGACGAGGCAACAGCCTGAGGGGTGGGGCGGCTCTTCGGGGCGCCGCACACCCGGCTCCGGCACTCACCGGCGCCTTCCTCCTTGGCTCACTGCCGGCGACCACGGAGAAGGAGCGGGCGATGGGCTTGGCGGCGGAGGCGCTGTTGGGGCGCCAGGACACGGGCGGGGGCAGGCCCGTCAGGCTGAGGTCCACGCCTTCCGAGCTGCCCTCGGGGGTGCTGGCGGGCCGGCCGGCGGCGCGGGAGCCCTTCATGGGGGCGGAGCGGGCCCTGAGCAGGCAAGACAAGCAGCGGGCGCCCTCTGAGAGCCGGGCCGCCCCACCGCCACCTCCCGCCCGGCCTCGCAGGCACCTCCTCGCGGGGCCAGGAGAAGGCACGAAGCAGAGCAGGGTCGCCTCTCCGGAGGGACCCCCCGAGGGTGGCCGGGGGCAGCCTTtacccccctcccacctgcccgaGCCTCCCTTCCTTCATCGGGCGGGCAGGCGGGTGTCTACAGAGGGCCGCCCCCCGGGGTCGTCCTGAGGCCGGCGGGCAGCACGCGCCACGAGATGTTCTAACGGGGACCCGGTCTGATGCTTGCCCCCCGACCCGGGGTCTGCAACTCATCTGGCCACGGCACCCCTGAGTTTCCCCAGCGCCCCCAGGAGCACCCCCAGGCGTCCTGGCATCGGCTGCCCGCTCCCAGGCCCTGCACCCTCCCAGCACCCGCCACCCTCCAGTCTCCAGGGctgtcccttccctcctgctccccacccctcaggTCAGGGGGTCCCGGGCTCAGGCTtggcctccctccacccaccctctcACCTGGGGGCCCACGTCTGGCTTCCGAGCTCCACGCAGACCCTGGTGGTTCCTGCCCCACCCTGTTCCCTCACCCCCGCCTCAGGACCTCCTGCGCATCTGGCGCCTTGGCCCCAAAGAGACCAAAACGGGCACTGACTTCCGCCTCCAGGGGCCACGATTGTGGCCGGCTCAGGCCAGGACCTAGGCCCCAGGCTGACATGTCCCCCTTGGCCAgcacccctgctccccctgcgGCCAGCCAGTGGGCGCCCCTCCCCACGCAGCCCTTCCCTCCACGAGCTCCCTTGCACCTGGaccagcacagcagcccctcgtTCCCCCTCCCCGTGGCCAGAGCTGACCTTTCTGCAGCGGGTCTCAGGTCACACTGTGTGACCCGCCAAAACCTGTCCGGGGGCCCCACACTGGAGCACAGAGAATAAAGTCTACACACCGGTGCCCCTCGGATCCGACTCTGCTCTCTCTGTGACCTCctcgctgcccccacccccggggggcTGTCGCTCTGCTGCAGCCAAACCAGCTGGCCCCGGCCCGCTGCTCCTCGAACTGGTTCCCATGGCAGCCTCTGCACCGGGGCCCTCCGCCCGGCACCCCTCCACTCAGAGAGCGCCCGGGCCGGCCCGGTGCTCCCCGCTCCTGCTTTATTTCCCGCGGCCTGGCACACAGGTCGGCCTGCGTTGTGACCCCTCGTAAGAACGTCCAGGACAGGGCCACGCGGCCCAGCAGCAGGAGCGGGTGCGCGGGCAGGACACGACCAGGGAGGAAAGGCCACGGCCCTCGCTGCCACGGAGCACGGGGTGGGCCGACGGGCTCCCTACCCCAGGGCAGCAGCGGCCTCCCCGGGCCCAGGCGCCGAGTGGGGGGCCCCGGCCAGGGGAGCCCAGGGCTGTCCCTGCCACTCCCGGCCTCACTGGAGCATTTCCGGCTGCGGGGGTGACTTCAACGCCGCCGGTCCCCGAGCGCAGGCCCCACCCCGCGGGACCCAGGCCGGCCCTGGCTGCAGCTGCAGCAGCCACACAGCAAACAGCCTCTCCCTGGAGACGGCCGGGCCGACCCGGCCCTGCGCACAGCCCGGCCGCCGCGCGCCCCGAGCCGCGgtcccagcccccgccccgcccgacCCCTCGGCCCCGGCGTCTCCCCACCCGAGCGCTCGGCTCCAGGGCCCGACCCCCACCGCGGCCCGCGAGCGCCCCGCCCGCACCTgcacggggagggggcggcgccCTCACCTGCGCGGCGCCCTCACCTGCGCGAGCCCGGCCCGGgagcctgcggggcgggggcggggcccgtgCGAGGCCCTCCCAGGCGCgacgccccggcccggcccggccccgagCCCAGGTGACAATGAGGCCGCCGGGCCGAGGGCGAGCGGCCGCCGCCAGCAACCAGCCTCCGGCCGGGCCCgggccctcccccgcccgccgcgggACCCGCCTTTCCTGCCGCGCCGCTCCCCGATTGGCCGCCGCAagcccgccccggccgccccggagCTCATTGGGCGCGGGGCTGTCGGTCGGGGCGCCCGGcgtgggcggggccgcgcggcgaggagcccccccccccgccaggggCAGCGGCCGGCGATTGgacgggggcggcgggggcggggcctcggccgtgggcggggcctcggggcgcggggggcgcgggggggcgcggggcgcgcgggggccagggggggcgcggaggggcgcggggcgcgcgggggcctGGCGGCCGCGCGGCTCTCCCCGCCTGGTTCTCTGGGACCCAGTCGGCCTGCGCGGGCCCCGGCGCCCACGGTCCCCCGGGTGACCACGCCGACCCCCGAGCCCAACACCAGCTCCTGCCGCCCACACCCTCCCTGCGTCTGGACACGGGTCCGGCTGCGCCCCCTACCCACGAAGCTCCCTTTACCGCTTACCTGCGGGTTGGAAGCCCCGCTGGCGCCCCTTCCCAGGCAGCCCTAGCCCGGGTACCTGGTCACCGACCCGCACCCCAGGCCCACCGCCCCTCACCTCTCGAGCACGCGCCATCTGTTAGGTTATTCTCCCCATCCCATTACCCCAACGCTTCTGTGGAAAACCGACTGACCACATATGGGTGTTTCTGAACTGTCTACACTGGCCCACTGAGCCTGTGGGAACTTCTGCCAACACCGCACTGTCTCCATTAGTGCCGCCTGAGTAGTAAATCAAGTCAGGTAGTGGGATCCtcattgttcttctttttttctttcttttctttctttctttctttcttttcttaagatttatttattcatgatagagagagagagagaggcagagacacaggcagagggagaagcaggctccatgcagggagcccgatgtgggactcgatcctggaactctgggatcacgccctgggccaaaggcaggcactaaaccgctgggccacccagggatccttgttcttctttttctttttcaagatttatttttatttatttgtgatagacatagagagagagaggcagagagagaagcaggctccatgcaccaggagcccgacatgggactcgatcccgggtctccaggatcgtgccctgggccaaaggcaggcgccaaaccgctgagccacccagggatccttgttcttctttttcaatattacctTGGctattcaatttttaacttttcctgTAAGTTTCAGTATCAGCTTGTCAGCATCtacaagaaaaaaacccagctgtaactcTAATGAGAATTATGTTAAATCTGTTGATGAATTTGGGGAAAGTtttccattccatgagcatggtatgCCTGTGTATTCAGGCCTTCATTGCCTTCTTGTCAGTCTCCTGTGCTTTTCTGCACACCGTGTTATTGCTAGTATGCAAAAATATTTGGCAGTATAGTTTACCCTGCAGCCTGCACCCTTCCTAACCTCACTCATCAGTTTTAGGaatttttgtagattctttgggGGTTTCTACATAGACAGTAATGTTTGTGAATAAGTTCCCCTTCTGACATACTTGTCCCCCTTTCCTCCTGCTTTACTGAACTGGCCAGTGCTTCCAGTACAATGCCAAACAGAAGTGGTTAGAATGGATAGGACTGCCTTGTTCCCAATCAGTCCTACACCATTATGATGTCAGCTCTGGGACCAGGTCAAACAAACGGTCCTATTTCTCATATGTGaagttttttttcatgaatgaaatGTTAAATTTCATGTCTCCCACATTTTCTgcataaaatgtgatttttcagggatccatgggtggctcagtggtttggtgcctgtctttggccctgggtgcaatcctggagacccgggattgagtcccgcattgggatcccggcatggagcctgcttctctctctgcctctctatgtctatcatgaataaataaataaatctttttttaaaaatgtgatttttctttgtaaatgtgcTAATTTGGTGAATTATGCTGATTGATGTTCagatgttgaaccagccttataTCCTGGGGATAAACTCCAATTCTTGTGACAtatgaacctttaaaaaaattttttttttttaaatttattcatgagagatagagagaggcagagacacagagggagaagcaggctgccttgatccccagacctgggaccATgctccgagctgaaggcagacgctcaactggagccacccaggtgtcccacatgtTAACCTTTTAATATTGGATTGGATTCATTTTGgtaatttggtaatatttttttgagaattaaaaaaaacaaaacttatgtTCATCAAGGAGATTGGTCTAGTTGTCTAGACCatgtgcacatgggacattccccaagattctgggccataaaacaaacttCAACAAAAGTTTCAAATCTTGGAGAATACAACTGAAGTTATAGAAAACATGCTCTTACTGTATCAGgattaaaatagtaataacagAAAAACACACCTTTAACAATCCATCAGATAAAAGGACGTCCCAAGggtaattagaaaataaaactataaaaggggcaccaggatggctcagtaggtttattgtctgactcttgattttggctcaggtcgtgatctcagggtcgtgagactgagcacAGAATcttgtccctctccatctgcttctcctcactctgtctaaaataaataaaatcttaaaaaaaaaaaataaaactatcatagTTCATGGGATGCAATCTGGAGAAAAACACAGCATTAAGattttgttagaaaaataataaaggtccCAAACCACTAATCTAAGCTTCTacttttaagaaactagaaaaaaaaaaaaaaaaaaggaaaaatgaattcaaaacagtagaaaaataaagagcagatagcaatgaaatacaaaacataaaagcagtagaaaaataaaaccaaaggcttagatctttgaaaaaaaaaattaacaaacttcTAAACAGACTAATCAAGAACAAGTGGAAAAAGTCATCAACCTAAGAAATGAAGGATGGAGCACCATTACAGACCCTACAGACACACAGCTTCTGTGGAATGGACCGGCTCCTTGGAAGACAGATTCCCGATGCTCACGTGGGATGAGATGACCTGAAGAGCCCTGCACCTGCTTGAGAAACTGTTTCATGGTTAAAACCTCACAGTTAACATTAAGGGACCAGCTGGCTCCAGCAGGGAGTTCTCCCCGACATTTACCATCAGGAGGCCTCAAGTGTGCCCCTTGTTAATGCTGTTTtcactgaaacacacacacacacaaaaaggcacCAGTGCAGGTCTGTGTGAACACTAGTGTTTACTTAGAACGTGCAGGAGGTGTGAGCCCTGCAGCAGCAGCATCCTTCAGGAGGCCAGCCCGAAGTCTGCAGGAAGCAGCCACAGCGCGGACCACGGCCACAGTGACCTGCCCCTGTAGACAGCCCCATCCCGCCTCAGAGCAGCGATCTGAACTGAAAATAAAGACCCAAGTCGTGGTTCCCAATCCATGTAAAGCCTGGTTGCTGCGAGGCAGGCACAGGCCTCCAGGGCACCCTTGAGGTCTCCACTGCCAGGCCCTGCCATGAGCCTGCCTGCTGCTACAGGAATTCAAGTTCCAACAGCTAGCCTCtgataagagacacagagaaactgaggcagcctCACGCCCTCCTCTCAGGGTGGTCACTGGAAACAGTAGCAGCTTGGCAAGGGCCACAGCCGGGGCTCCGTCTCCTCCTGACGTGTCCCTCCACGGAGGAGCTGGGTACCCACAAGGACCCTGAGCTCTGAGTGAAGAGCCAGACCTCCCGTCCTGCCCCACCCAGCGTCACGCTGCGCCCTCTACCCCGTTCTGACCCCTCTGGCTGCAGGGAAACGGGCCTGACAGTGTCTGCAGACAGGACGACTGGCCAGGGGCTGCACAGGAGGCCCAGCAGTCCAGGTCTCCCAGCGGCCGACCTGAACAAGCAGCTCAGCTCCTGGTTCTGCCTAGAAACCCACAGGGTCCGCGTGGGACCTGCTCTCCCCCCACCGGCCTGCTCTCCTTGCAGTGCCCCTGTGCTACTCTGACCCCCACGCCAGAGGGCCCGCCCTGTGAGGGGGTTCATCTTCCCCAGCGGGGGAGTGGGAAACCTGTCTGGATTGGGAGCCGACCCGAGGACTCCCTCGCACCATGCCACCTGGCTCCATCCTATCTGCTGTGCTGAGTGGCCTGCGCCTCGTCCTCCGCAAGCAAGGGGAAGATGCCAGAGAGCAGGGCCGGCCACAGATCCAAGGGGAACCACTGCTTGGTGGGCCGTGGGGGCCAGGTCAGATGGGACAACACAAAGTCAGGGGTCCTGGGAGCTCCAGGCCGGGGGCCACGAGGACTCCACGTGTGGCCCAGGGTGGCAAGGTCATGAGTTTAGAAATGGGAAAGCTGACGGCTCCAGGCCAGGAGGCTCTCTCGCTGCTGCCTTCTGTGACAACGTCCACGGGGCTTGGGGCGCCTTTTCTGTGGTAGTCCCGGCCCCTACCAGGCGGGGACAAGCCACCAGCTCCATTCCAGCGAACAGGGAGCTACAGCTGCCACTGGGCACTGGGCTCTGCAGGCAGCAGCTGGGCCCCGGGCTAGACTCCGGTGCTCCTTTTTGGGGGCCCGCGCCCAATGGGCTCCACTCAGATCCAGCCCCCCGCTCTCTAGAACCCGCCAGCCTGGTCTCAGCCTCCCTGGCATCCCCAGGGACTGACGGGGGGCAGCTGTCCGGGGGAGGGGGTAGCGCAGAGCCCTCGGGCGAGAAGAGAGTGGAACTCAGAGGCTGCAGGAAGGCTTGGTTCCCGGCAAAAGGCACAGTGTCGGTGAGCAGGTCTGACGGGCCCACGCGGGCAGCAGCGGGGCTGGGTGCAGCGGGCGGCCTGCGGGCAGGGGGCCGTTGTCGGCAGGAAGCTTCAAAGTGCCTCAGGATCTGGACGCAGAAGGAAAGGGGGGTGGCTGAGGGTTCGTGTGCCCCGGGGGCACAGAGACACCCCTCCCCAGCACGGCCGCCCACCCAgacctcctcctcctgtcctcccccGACCTCCTTCAACACCGGCCAAACCCTCTGCGCATGCACGGCCGCACCTGTCAGCAAGCCTGGCTGCGTGACGAGCCGGCTCAGAGGGAGGGTGTCCCTTGTCGGGCACCATGCCAGCGCCAACCCAGACGCTGAAGGAAGGAACGTGCCCTAaaccctctgctccttccccactgcTGTGCACAGGGcttcctcctgctctctcatCCCCACAAACGCCACTATGACCAGGTCACTGATTCTTCGACGAAGGACAATTTAAAGACAAGCAGCTAAGGATCTGAGTTTTCTGTGGCCACAGGAGAACAGAGATGCCCAGGATGCCACTAGGCAGGAGGTGTGGGGGCCCAGCTGCAGGGGGGCTGCCCAGAGGCTCCCTGCCCGATGAGAGTCAGGAGGCCTGCACACAATTCAGGCACGTTAGAGGGACTCCAGGTGAATGAGACCATTTCCGCCCCCTAGGGGCCGGGGAGGGATCGAAGCGCCCGGCACATACGTGAACCGCGACCCAGAGTGGACGACAGGAGGGTAAATCCATCTGAGCAAGCACGGAGGGCTTCCCGCAGAAGGCTGCCCGTGAGCTGAGCCAaggggtgtgtgtctgtgtgtgcagtGGGGAGCTGCCTGCAGAGCAGAGCTGCTGAGCAGTAAGGCAGCTGAACTGGGAAGTTCAGGAATTGGAAAAGGTGCCACGAACCAGGGACCACAGCTGTCCTAAGGGCACGACCTGTCCCACACAGCCAGGAGCGGGCATGTACAGGTGCGTCGGGGGAAGGATGGCCCCAACAGGTGtgaaactgctgaggcaccccgTCACCTGCTCCTCTGGGCCCCACTGCTCACCTTGGTGGCCTTGTTGGTCACAGGTCCAGGGCTGCCTGCACTGAGCTCCTGCAGCCGCGGCCGGGTGAGGAGCAAGATGTGCTCCTGGGAGAGCAGGTCGGTGCGCCCCAGGGATGCGATGGCGCCCAGGGCTCTCTGCCAGGGAGACAGGAGGTCAGCAGGGCCCCCCCAGGATGGAGACCCATCTGACcagctcccttcctcctcttggcCCAACTACAGCCCCATGCTGGGGAAGCCCAGTGCAGGCCCCCTGGAATCCTGTGCTTACTCCCCCTGCTGCCCGTCTCCCAGGGCGGAGCCCCCTCTCCCCACATGAAGAGGTCCCCAGTTCCCCCTGCCCACTTCGCCATACCCGCGGCCACCCCCCACTCACAGGCAGGGCCTCACCATCTGCGCACACTCGCTGGGCCCGTCCAGGTGGCGTGTCAGCAGCTCCAGCACAGCCTCACAGTTGAGCAATCCACACCTGCAGGAAGGGGCAACCAGGAGATGGGGGGCaaggggccggggcggggggcagggagggcggggAGCGGGCAGGGGACCCACTCTTTGATGAAGCGCTGTGCCTCCTCTCGGCTCAGAAAGGCATGTGGCCCACACGTCACGGTCTGCACCAGGTTCTGCTCCTGCTGGCAGTCACTCAGGCTCACAGCTTCAACCCTGTGGGGGGCACAGTGGTCAGGGTCGGAGAAAGACCCCGCGGGTCATGCCTCCACCCAGGGAGGGCACCCAGGGGGCTAACTCACCGCTCCGCCAGGTCGCTGGGCGCCTGGCTGGCCGCAGAGGGGCTGTCACTGCCCGACCGACTGCCAGAGTCCAAGGCCTTGCTCCGGTCACCGCTCTCCTGGGAGGAATTCTGGGAGCTGGAGCTGCTGTCCGGCTCGtcccagccccctccagcctgcCCCGGCTGTGGTCTCAGGACTGTGAGGGATGGAACTGGGAGTCAGAGtggagcggggggtgggggtgggggttctgaCTCGCCTCATGCGCTCCTTCCTGTGGCACCTGGACCAGCTCAGGAAGGTCCTGAGCTCCAGAAAAATGCCTGGTATGAGGTGATATGGGACACGCCTGCCCCAGGGCCAGCTCATGAACACACAGCAGTGCCAGGCACCAAAGGCCAGGTGGGAGGCGGTCTGTGGCAGGAGGTTCAGGGCCACCCGGCCTGGGCAGCAGAGACAGTGCCCGACAGggcaggactcaatcctcagTGAGTCCTCATGTTCTTCCCGCAAGTCAGCCAAGCTCCCAGAAGCTTCTGCCAAAGGCGGAGGTGCAGATCACCCCGACGCCTGTCCCGCCGTCCTGTCTCGCCCGCACCGTGCTCTGTGTTGCACCTGCGCTGCCTACTGCCCCTGCTAGGACGCGTGTGCTGTGGAGGCTGGCCCTGGCGTCACTGTGGCCCCAGCTGAACCAGCAGAAGCTGAGCTGGGGTCCTGGGTCCGTATCTGAACAGGGGGGACCCTCCGGAAGCCCTGCCTGCTTTGGGGCCGTAACACTCGAGCTCCAACTCCAAGCAACTGGTGAGACGCTGGCAGGGTAGCATCTGTGCGCCACGCACAAGCTTTGTGCGAGAAGGAAACCAGCACGGACCACGGTGAACGTGCACCACGCTGGTGGAGGGCTCTGGCCACGGGAGCATCGCAGAGCATGCCGCCGCCTCTGGGGCCGGGCAGGACAGGACAGCAGGGCTCCCTGACCCCACCCAGGGTGCACCGCTTTCCCCAGTCTCTAGTCAGCTCCCTCCCCAAGCCACACCCTGTGGCCGCTGACACTAAGGGAGTCCTGTCCCTCGGTCCCCGCAGCCTCCTCTGCTCACCCAGACCCTGGCAGGGGGAAGCCAGACCCCCCAGAAGGCTCTCACCGCTTCCTCGGGCACCCAAGAAGCCCCTGGAGAGCGGCTTTCCAGCAGCTGAGCCACCGTGGCTGGCTGAAGGCGTCACGGCGGGCTGGTAGGCATCGCCCCGCGGGAGGGGCCTCTGGGTGCTGGGGCTCTCGGGCCCGGGGCGCACAGCGTTGGCCACCACCTCCGCAGCCTTCTGGATGGTGGAGAGGAAGGCTTCGCCCGCAGAGCCTGCaccacagggagagggagatggcCCACTTTGGTCGCGTCCCCCGCGCTCTCTCGTGTCTCCCAGAAGGAGGCACTGCTTCTGCTCTGGCCTTGAAAGATCGAGATCTGAACTGTAGTTACAGAGCAGAGGCCACGTGGGGGACCAGAGTTCTTCCAGAAGCTTCCCCGGTGGATTCTGTTCCAGGATGCTCCCGGGGCTGATGGAGCCTGGGTGCCCCACAGCTTAcggcagagccaggcccagggctccCCTCGGCCCCACGTGGCAGCAGGGAACGTCCTCAGGTGCTCGTCGCAGCACTCGCGATCCAGGTGTGGTTCGTGCCCTTCCCCACCCACGTGCCCTACGAGGACCGAGCACCATCACCCCACCTCAGGACAGGCCAAGCCTCCAAGCCAGACCCGCTTTAGGAATTAGTGCTCCCTGAGGGCCGGGGGGTCAGAGCCGTGACCAGAACAAGTAGCAGCAGGCCCCCGAGGCAGGCCGGGCACGCAGAGCCAGCTCAGCACCGCACCTGCCAAGTCACCTGTAGCAGCCAGGCCAGCGCCCTCCGCCCTCAGGCCCTGGAAGGAGCCGTGTGTGCAAATAAGGCCCAGCCTGGCTTCTCCCCTGCTGGCTAAGCAGACCCGCCCGGCCTCGTCCCACAGGCCCCGGCAGAGAAGGTCGAGTGGGCAGGGTACGCCAGCCCGGCCACACCACCCTCCAGGGCTTGGCAGGCCCGAGCTGCCAGGCCCTCACCCCCACGGCTCTGGGAGCCCACGCAGCACTCACCCGTGTGGCCCCGCTCCTTGCTGTAGCCGAAGCCCTGGAGGGTGCCCTGGGGTCTGGACTGCGAGCCCATGCCTGCAGGCAAGTGTGGCTGCTCATCCTCAGCCCTGCGCAGAGTGGGACGCCGGCCGAGGACAGCAGGTGGGGAGAAGGGACCCCAGGCCCTCCCGAGGGAACACCCAGCGGCAGGGATGGACACGGCGGCCTACCTGCTGGAAGCaggcccctgggagcctgggagggaggcGGAGGGGACAGGCTGTCAGAAAATAGTGCACTCCCCAAGTCCTAGACGAGGAGGAGGGTGCTCAGCATGTGCAGCCGggctgccaccccccacccttctccccatccccagggttctcagaggccaggctgggcggggggaggggggggctggtCCCACAGCAGGAACAGAGGCAGGGTCCCAGGCGGTGGGAGAACAAAGGCCCAGTACTGCCCTAGAACCGACCTGAGTCCCGACTCACCTGGGCGGCCGCCCGCACCTTCTGGTACAAGCTGTTCCCGTGGAGAGGATCCGGGGGCCCTGAGAACGCTGCGGGCAGAGCCAGAGAACCAGCGCTGAGCGGGCGCTGCTGACCGCCGAGGTGACCCTCCAATACTCGCATTCCCTGGGGGGTGAGCTGCAGCCCATCCCGGCCGTGGCCAGGCCCCCACAGGGGCCCCTACAACTCTGATCCCCCGACAGGTGGCCCTGGCAGCCCCAGGGTCAGGGTGAGCTCCATAAAGCACAAGTTGGACCTC
This window harbors:
- the TEPSIN gene encoding AP-4 complex accessory subunit tepsin isoform X1, which produces MMAATPALRDRLSFLHRLPLLLKGTSDDDAPCPGYLFEEIARISHESPGSSQCLLEYLLTRLHSGSGRVKLKVLKILLHLCGHGSSSSVLILKRNPAFIQEAAAFSGPPDPLHGNSLYQKVRAAAQDLGSALFSDSLSPPPPSQAPRGLLPAGMGSQSRPQGTLQGFGYSKERGHTGSAGEAFLSTIQKAAEVVANAVRPGPESPSTQRPLPRGDAYQPAVTPSASHGGSAAGKPLSRGFLGARGSVLRPQPGQAGGGWDEPDSSSSSQNSSQESGDRSKALDSGSRSGSDSPSAASQAPSDLAERVEAVSLSDCQQEQNLVQTVTCGPHAFLSREEAQRFIKECGLLNCEAVLELLTRHLDGPSECAQMRALGAIASLGRTDLLSQEHILLLTRPRLQELSAGSPGPVTNKATKILRHFEASCRQRPPARRPPAAPSPAAARVGPSDLLTDTVPFAGNQAFLQPLSSTLFSPEGSALPPPPDSCPPSVPGDAREAETRLAGSRERGAGSEWSPLGAGPQKGAPESSPGPSCCLQSPVPSGSCSSLFAGMELVACPRLVGAGTTTEKAPQAPWTLSQKAAAREPPGLEPSAFPFLNS
- the TEPSIN gene encoding AP-4 complex accessory subunit tepsin isoform X2, with amino-acid sequence MMAATPALRDRLSFLHRLPLLLKGTSDDDAPCPGYLFEEIARISHESPGSSQCLLEYLLTRLHSGSGRVKLKVLKILLHLCGHGSSSSVLILKRNPAFIQEAAAFSGPPDPLHGNSLYQKVRAAAQAPRGLLPAGMGSQSRPQGTLQGFGYSKERGHTGSAGEAFLSTIQKAAEVVANAVRPGPESPSTQRPLPRGDAYQPAVTPSASHGGSAAGKPLSRGFLGARGSVLRPQPGQAGGGWDEPDSSSSSQNSSQESGDRSKALDSGSRSGSDSPSAASQAPSDLAERVEAVSLSDCQQEQNLVQTVTCGPHAFLSREEAQRFIKECGLLNCEAVLELLTRHLDGPSECAQMRALGAIASLGRTDLLSQEHILLLTRPRLQELSAGSPGPVTNKATKILRHFEASCRQRPPARRPPAAPSPAAARVGPSDLLTDTVPFAGNQAFLQPLSSTLFSPEGSALPPPPDSCPPSVPGDAREAETRLAGSRERGAGSEWSPLGAGPQKGAPESSPGPSCCLQSPVPSGSCSSLFAGMELVACPRLVGAGTTTEKAPQAPWTLSQKAAAREPPGLEPSAFPFLNS